The following coding sequences are from one Microtus pennsylvanicus isolate mMicPen1 chromosome 1, mMicPen1.hap1, whole genome shotgun sequence window:
- the Scn1b gene encoding sodium channel regulatory subunit beta-1 isoform X2 produces the protein MTFKILCISCKRRSETSAETFTEWTFRQKGTEEFVKILRYENEVLQLEEDERFEGRVVWNGSRGTKDLQDLSIFITNVTYNHSGDYECHVYRLLFFDNYEHNTSVVKKIHLEVVDKANRDMASIVSEIMMYVLIVVLTIWLVAEMVYCYKKIAAATEAAAQENASEYLAITSESKENCTGVQVAE, from the exons ATGACCTTCAAAATCCTGTGCATCTCCTGTAAGCGTCGCAGCGAGACCAGCGCCGAGACTTTTACAGAGTGGACCTTCCGCCAGAAGGGGACAGAGGAATTTGTCAAG ATCCTACGTTATGAGAACGAGGTGCTGCAGCTGGAGGAAGATGAGCGCTTTGAGGGCCGCGTGGTGTGGAACGGGAGCCGGGGCACCaaggacctgcaggacctgtccATCTTCATCACCAACGTCACCTACAACCACTCTGGTGACTACGAGTGTCATGTCTACCGTCTCCTCTTCTTTGATAATTACGAGCACAACACCAGCGTCGTCAAGAAGATCCACCTGGAGGTGGTGGACAAGG CCAACAGAGACATGGCGTCCATCGTGTCGGAGATCATGATGTACGTGCTTATTGTGGTGTTGACCATATGGCTCGTGGCGGAGATGGTGTACTGCTACAAGAAGATCGCCGCTGCCACGGAAGCTGCTGCACAAGAAAATGC CTCGGAATACCTGGCCATTACATCCGAGAGCAAAGAGAACTGTACAGGCGTTCAGGTGGCTGAATAG
- the Scn1b gene encoding sodium channel regulatory subunit beta-1 isoform X1, with the protein MGTLLALVVGAALVSSAWGGCVEVDSETEAVYGMTFKILCISCKRRSETSAETFTEWTFRQKGTEEFVKILRYENEVLQLEEDERFEGRVVWNGSRGTKDLQDLSIFITNVTYNHSGDYECHVYRLLFFDNYEHNTSVVKKIHLEVVDKANRDMASIVSEIMMYVLIVVLTIWLVAEMVYCYKKIAAATEAAAQENASEYLAITSESKENCTGVQVAE; encoded by the exons ATGGGGACTCTGCTGGCCCTAGTGGTGGGCGCGGCGCTGG TGTCCTCAGCTTGGGGGGGCTGCGTGGAGGTGGACTCCGAGACGGAGGCCGTCTACGGGATGACCTTCAAAATCCTGTGCATCTCCTGTAAGCGTCGCAGCGAGACCAGCGCCGAGACTTTTACAGAGTGGACCTTCCGCCAGAAGGGGACAGAGGAATTTGTCAAG ATCCTACGTTATGAGAACGAGGTGCTGCAGCTGGAGGAAGATGAGCGCTTTGAGGGCCGCGTGGTGTGGAACGGGAGCCGGGGCACCaaggacctgcaggacctgtccATCTTCATCACCAACGTCACCTACAACCACTCTGGTGACTACGAGTGTCATGTCTACCGTCTCCTCTTCTTTGATAATTACGAGCACAACACCAGCGTCGTCAAGAAGATCCACCTGGAGGTGGTGGACAAGG CCAACAGAGACATGGCGTCCATCGTGTCGGAGATCATGATGTACGTGCTTATTGTGGTGTTGACCATATGGCTCGTGGCGGAGATGGTGTACTGCTACAAGAAGATCGCCGCTGCCACGGAAGCTGCTGCACAAGAAAATGC CTCGGAATACCTGGCCATTACATCCGAGAGCAAAGAGAACTGTACAGGCGTTCAGGTGGCTGAATAG